The following proteins come from a genomic window of Rutidosis leptorrhynchoides isolate AG116_Rl617_1_P2 chromosome 10, CSIRO_AGI_Rlap_v1, whole genome shotgun sequence:
- the LOC139872359 gene encoding small ribosomal subunit biogenesis GTPase RsgA 1, mitochondrial-like, whose translation MTSLSSSLIRHHYTLFISAPVHRRLSSFRSLSIAASRNQNRENLSRKSQEPSKHLLKARDSVKHFSSLSPSLTSADKLHLSPDQAVGKVASAQANFMRVVVESEKSEKSEEANGVELLCVVRNLLKKIKRRVLVGDKVLVGSIDWIDRRGVIENVFDRKTEILDPPVANVDHLLVLFSLDQPKLEEFSLTRFLVEAESTRIPVTLALNKAELVDKETVISWKSKLRSWGYEPIFCSVETKAGLDSLQFNLRDQTSVIVGPSGVGKSSLINALRSNHFGYAPTQVDDWPNSILGSKWLEDQRVGEVSARSGRGKHTTRHVSLLPLSGGGYVADTPGFNQPSLLKVTKQSLALCFPEVRKILSASEPLKCAFSNCLHLGEPGCVIKTDWERHPYYFQLLDEIKIREEFQLRTLGTKREADVRYKSGEMGIMQAEPRLETKKHRRTSRKKGNQDILNNIEEELADDDDESYLDDDPILRAMENEKQ comes from the exons ATGACGTCACTTTCAAGCTCTCTCATCCGCCACCACTACACGCTGTTCATATCCGCCCCCGTACACCGCCGTCTCTCCAGTTTCCGTTCACTCTCAATCGCTGCTTCTAGAAACCAAAACCGAGAAAACCTATCTCGGAAATCTCAGGAGCCGAGCAAGCATCTACTCAAAGCTCGAGACTCCGTGAAGCATTTCTCGTCATTATCGCCGTCGCTAACCTCCGCCGATAAGCTCCATCTCTCGCCGGACCAAGCCGTCGGAAAAGTTGCGTCCGCTCAAGCGAATTTCATGCGCGTGGTAGTTGAATCGGAGAAATCGGAGAAATCAGAGGAAGCAAATGGAGTTGAATTGTTGTGTGTGGTGAGGAATCTGTTGAAGAAGATTAAAAGGCGAGTGCTAGTCGGTGATAAGGTGTTAGTAGGTTCAATTGATTGGATTGATCGAAGAGGAGTGATAGAAAATGTGTTTGATAGAAAAACTGAGATACTCGATCCACCGGTGGCGAATGTCGATCATTTACTCGTGTTGTTTTCCTTAGATCAACCGAAATTGGAGGAGTTTTCACTTACTAGGTTTTTAGTTGAAGCTGAGTCGACTCGGATTCCGGTTACACTAGCTTTGAACAAGGCTGAACTTGTAGATAAAGag ACGGTTATCTCATGGAAGTCCAAGCTTCGCAGTTGGGGTTACGAGCCCATTTTTTGCAGTGTTGAGACCAAAGCTGGACTTGATTCTCTGCAGTTCAATTTGAGAGATCAGACTTCTGTAATTGTGGGTCCAAGTGGTGTTGGAAAGTCTAGTTTGATCAATGCTTTAAGAAGCAATCACTTTGGCTATGCTCCTACACAAGTGGATGATTGGCCTAACTCT ATTTTAGGAAGCAAATGGCTTGAAGACCAACGAGTTGGAGAAGTATCAGCAAGAAGTGGCAGAGGAAAACACACGACTCGCCACGTGTCTTTGTTGCCGTTATCTGGTGGAGGTTACGTTGCAGATACTCCCGGTTTTAACCAACCGAGTCTATTGAAAGTAACTAAACAGTCTCTTGCCCTATGCTTTCCGGAG GTTCGCAAGATTCTTTCGGCTAGTGAACCGTTGAAATGTGCATTTAGTAATTGTTTGCATCTTGGGGAACCAGGGTGCGTTATAAAAACTGACTGGGAAAGACATCCGTACTACTTCCAGTtgcttgatgaaattaaaatcagaGAGGAATTTCAACTACGAACTCTTGGAACCAAACGAGAGGCTGATGTTAG ATACAAATCGGGAGAGATGGGCATCATGCAAGCTGAACCACGGCTGGAGACCAAGAAACATCGGAGAACTTCACGTAAGAAGGGGAATCAGGATATCCTAAATAACATAGAAGAGGAACTTGCAGATGATGACGATGAAAGCTATCTAGACGATGATCCGATACTACGAGCTATGGAGAATGAAAAGCAGTAA